Proteins encoded together in one Dasypus novemcinctus isolate mDasNov1 chromosome 9, mDasNov1.1.hap2, whole genome shotgun sequence window:
- the PSMA5 gene encoding proteasome subunit alpha type-5, whose translation MFLTRSEYDRGVNTFSPEGRLFQVEYAIEAIKLGSTAIGIQTSEGVCLAVEKRITSPLMEPSSIEKIVEIDAHIGCAMSGLIADAKTLIDKARVETQNHWFTYNETMTVESVTQAVSNLALQFGEEDADPGAMSRPFGVALLFGGVDEKGPQLFHMDPSGTFVQCDARAIGSASEGAQSSLQEVYHKSMTLKEAIKSSLIILKQVMEEKLNATNIELATVQPGQNFHMFTKEELEEVIKDI comes from the exons aggCGTGAATACTTTTTCTCCTGAAGGAAGATTATTTCAAGTGGAATATGCCATTGAGGCTATCAAG CTTGGTTCTACAGCCATTGGGATCCAGACATCAGAGGGTGTATGCCTAGCCGTGGAGAAGAGAATTACCTCCCCACTCATGGAGCCTAGCAGCATTGAGAAAATCGTAGAGATTGATGCTCACATAG GTTGTGCCATGAGTGGGCTAATTGCTGACGCAAAGACCTTAATTGATAAAGCCAGAGTGGAGACACAG aACCATTGGTTCACCTACAATGAGACAATGACAGTGGAGAGTGTGACCCAGGCTGTGTCCAATCTAGCTCTACAGTTTGGAGAAGAAGATGCAGATCCAGGTGCCATG TCTCGTCCCTTTGGAGTAGCACTGTTATTTGGAGGAGTTGATGAGAAAGGACCCCAGCT gTTTCATATGGACCCATCTGGGACCTTTGTACAGTGTGATGCTCGAGCAATTGGCTCTGCTTCAGAGGGTGCCCAGAGTTCCTTGCAAGAAGTTTACCACAAG TCTATGACCCTGAAAGAAGCCATCAAATCTTCACTCATCATTCTCAAACAAGTAATGGAGGAGAAACTGAATGCAACTAACATAGag ctagCCACAGTGCAGCCTGGCCAGAATTTCCACATGTTCACAAAGGAAGAACTTGAAGAGGTTATCAAGGATATTTAA